From Cervus canadensis isolate Bull #8, Minnesota chromosome 28, ASM1932006v1, whole genome shotgun sequence, one genomic window encodes:
- the LOC122429813 gene encoding vegetative cell wall protein gp1-like isoform X1: MTSPFFKEMMLTDSIFPSSQSRLMSRAGDAAATQPGKRMRSQSCACPPHRRAARGPAAARLPAPAWITVWPPSLCPSLDHCVAARLPAPAWITAWLPISLPQPGSPPCCPSPCPSLDHCVAPISLPQPGSPSCRSSPCPSLDHRVVARLPAPAWITELLPVSLPQPGSPSCCPSPCPSLDHRVVARLPAPAWITARLPVSLPQPGSPRGCPSPCPSLDHRPTARLPAPAWITELLPVSLPQPGSPRGCPSPCPSLDHRVAARLPAPAWITARLPVSLPQPGSPPRCLSPCPSLDHRVAAPAVLAIQCSVRLRGAETPRVLSQGRETSVVPLQVKKAHGEAEAAPETVERSEAPGCAADLPQWS, from the coding sequence ATGACCTCACCGTTCTTCAAAGAGATGATGTTAACCGACAGCATCTTTCCGAGCTCACAGTCACGCCTGATGTCGAGAGCTGGGGACGCCGCAGCGACTCAGCCTGGAAAGAGGATGCGGTCGCAGTCCTGTGCCTGCCCGCCTCACCGCCGTGCAGCCCGTGGTCCAGCAGCTGCCCgtctccctgccccagcctggaTCACCGTGTGGCCCCCATCTCTCTGCCCCAGCCTGGATCACTGCGTGGCTGCCCgtctccctgccccagcctggaTCACTGCGTGGCTGCCCatctccctgccccagcctggaTCACCGCCCTGCTGCCCgtctccctgccccagcctggaTCACTGTGTGGCCCCCATCTCTCTGCCCCAGCCTGGATCACCGAGTTGTCGCTCgtctccctgccccagcctggaTCACCGAGTTGTCGCTCgtctccctgccccagcctggaTCACCGAGTTGTTGCCCgtctccctgccccagcctggaTCACCGAGTTGTTGCCCgtctccctgccccagcctggaTCACCGAGTTGTTGCCCgtctccctgccccagcctggaTCACCGCGCGGCTGCCCgtctccctgccccagcctggaTCACCGCGCGGCTGCCCgtctccctgccccagcctggaTCACCGCCCCACTGCCCgtctccctgccccagcctggaTCACCGAGTTGCTGCCCgtctccctgccccagcctggaTCACCGCGCGGCTGCCCgtctccctgccccagcctggaTCATCGAGTTGCTGCTCgtctccctgccccagcctggaTCACCGCGCGGCTGCCCgtctccctgccccagcctggaTCACCGCCTCGCTGCCTgtctccctgccccagcctggaTCACCGCGTGGCTGCCCCGGCAGTCTTAGCCATTCAGTGCTCTGTGAGACTTCGAGGAGCTGAGACGCCCCGTGTGCTGTCTCAGGGCAGGGAGACCTCAGTGGTGCCCCTGCAGGTCAAGAAGGCCCACGGGGAGGCTGAGGCGGCACCTGAGACAGTCGAGCGCTCCGAGGCCCCAGGCTGTGCTGCAGATCTCCCGCAGTGGAGCTGA
- the LOC122429813 gene encoding vegetative cell wall protein gp1-like isoform X2 — MSRAGDAAATQPGKRMRSQSCACPPHRRAARGPAAARLPAPAWITVWPPSLCPSLDHCVAARLPAPAWITAWLPISLPQPGSPPCCPSPCPSLDHCVAPISLPQPGSPSCRSSPCPSLDHRVVARLPAPAWITELLPVSLPQPGSPSCCPSPCPSLDHRVVARLPAPAWITARLPVSLPQPGSPRGCPSPCPSLDHRPTARLPAPAWITELLPVSLPQPGSPRGCPSPCPSLDHRVAARLPAPAWITARLPVSLPQPGSPPRCLSPCPSLDHRVAAPAVLAIQCSVRLRGAETPRVLSQGRETSVVPLQVKKAHGEAEAAPETVERSEAPGCAADLPQWS; from the coding sequence ATGTCGAGAGCTGGGGACGCCGCAGCGACTCAGCCTGGAAAGAGGATGCGGTCGCAGTCCTGTGCCTGCCCGCCTCACCGCCGTGCAGCCCGTGGTCCAGCAGCTGCCCgtctccctgccccagcctggaTCACCGTGTGGCCCCCATCTCTCTGCCCCAGCCTGGATCACTGCGTGGCTGCCCgtctccctgccccagcctggaTCACTGCGTGGCTGCCCatctccctgccccagcctggaTCACCGCCCTGCTGCCCgtctccctgccccagcctggaTCACTGTGTGGCCCCCATCTCTCTGCCCCAGCCTGGATCACCGAGTTGTCGCTCgtctccctgccccagcctggaTCACCGAGTTGTCGCTCgtctccctgccccagcctggaTCACCGAGTTGTTGCCCgtctccctgccccagcctggaTCACCGAGTTGTTGCCCgtctccctgccccagcctggaTCACCGAGTTGTTGCCCgtctccctgccccagcctggaTCACCGCGCGGCTGCCCgtctccctgccccagcctggaTCACCGCGCGGCTGCCCgtctccctgccccagcctggaTCACCGCCCCACTGCCCgtctccctgccccagcctggaTCACCGAGTTGCTGCCCgtctccctgccccagcctggaTCACCGCGCGGCTGCCCgtctccctgccccagcctggaTCATCGAGTTGCTGCTCgtctccctgccccagcctggaTCACCGCGCGGCTGCCCgtctccctgccccagcctggaTCACCGCCTCGCTGCCTgtctccctgccccagcctggaTCACCGCGTGGCTGCCCCGGCAGTCTTAGCCATTCAGTGCTCTGTGAGACTTCGAGGAGCTGAGACGCCCCGTGTGCTGTCTCAGGGCAGGGAGACCTCAGTGGTGCCCCTGCAGGTCAAGAAGGCCCACGGGGAGGCTGAGGCGGCACCTGAGACAGTCGAGCGCTCCGAGGCCCCAGGCTGTGCTGCAGATCTCCCGCAGTGGAGCTGA